One Owenweeksia hongkongensis DSM 17368 genomic region harbors:
- a CDS encoding SRPBCC family protein: protein MKYICTTIINLSVEKTVRLWTDEDHFDEWQDGFESIELLDGEKHAVGSKSKIIIKQGKRKLELIETIISNNLPTEKKALYEHIHMSNTQTTRFERISDSRTRFTSEVEYTKFNGFMPKLMAKLFSGMFQKQSQKWMDQFKEFAEGVQWS from the coding sequence ATGAAATACATCTGTACCACCATCATCAATTTGTCAGTAGAAAAAACCGTTCGGCTATGGACGGATGAAGATCATTTTGATGAATGGCAGGATGGGTTTGAATCCATCGAATTGCTGGACGGTGAAAAGCATGCCGTAGGCTCAAAGTCTAAAATCATTATTAAACAGGGCAAGCGAAAGCTGGAGCTCATTGAAACCATTATAAGCAACAATCTCCCAACGGAGAAAAAGGCACTGTATGAGCATATTCATATGAGTAATACTCAAACTACTCGGTTTGAGAGAATTTCAGATAGCCGAACGCGGTTTACTTCAGAGGTAGAATACACCAAGTTCAATGGCTTTATGCCCAAGTTGATGGCCAAACTCTTTTCGGGAATGTTTCAAAAGCAAAGCCAAAAATGGATGGATCAGTTTAAGGAATTTGCGGAAGGGGTGCAGTGGTCGTGA
- a CDS encoding DEAD/DEAH box helicase gives MLDTRKNQQRILEKLGIEKLNPMQEETHKTIQSSSEVVLLSPTGTGKTLAFLLPIIEMLNAENPEVQVLILAPSRELAMQIEQVAREMGSGFKTNAVYGGRPFNQDKIDLKHRPAILVGTPGRIADHLRRGTFSTKSIKTLVLDEFDKSLEIGFEEEMSEITWALEAVEKKILTSATQRAKIPKFVGIKNPKKINYLKEGESQLQLKTVVAPDKDKLETLVDLLCHIGAEPGIIFCNLKDSIDEISDYLYDKRISHGCFYGGMEQMDRERALVKFRNGTHQLLLATDLAARGIDIPEMKFIIHFHLPLKEHEFIHRNGRTARMNSDGTAYILKYENEVLPEYVKEVEVEELSKSPLPAPSLWETLYISGGRRDKISKGDIAGLFFKQGKLKSDELGVIEIQPDHAFVSVPKTKVDSVIKLVNNTKLKTKKVRISVL, from the coding sequence ATGTTAGACACCAGAAAAAATCAGCAGCGCATTTTAGAAAAGCTAGGAATTGAAAAACTCAATCCCATGCAGGAAGAAACTCATAAAACCATTCAGTCTTCTTCAGAAGTGGTTCTCCTATCCCCTACGGGAACCGGGAAAACACTCGCTTTTTTACTTCCCATAATTGAAATGCTGAATGCTGAAAACCCTGAAGTACAGGTTTTGATTTTGGCACCTTCGCGTGAATTGGCCATGCAAATAGAGCAAGTGGCGCGTGAAATGGGCTCTGGTTTTAAAACCAATGCAGTGTACGGTGGTCGTCCCTTTAATCAGGATAAAATAGATTTGAAACACCGCCCTGCTATTTTGGTGGGCACACCAGGAAGAATTGCTGACCACCTACGCAGAGGAACATTTAGCACAAAATCTATCAAAACTTTGGTACTTGATGAGTTTGATAAATCTCTGGAAATTGGCTTTGAAGAAGAGATGAGCGAAATTACCTGGGCGTTAGAAGCTGTAGAGAAAAAGATACTTACCTCTGCTACACAGCGAGCCAAAATTCCAAAGTTTGTAGGAATAAAGAACCCAAAGAAAATTAACTACTTAAAAGAAGGAGAATCACAGCTACAGCTAAAAACAGTAGTTGCTCCCGACAAGGATAAGCTCGAAACATTAGTGGATTTACTTTGCCATATTGGCGCTGAACCCGGAATCATCTTTTGTAATTTGAAAGATAGTATTGATGAAATCAGCGATTACCTTTATGATAAGCGAATAAGCCATGGTTGCTTTTATGGTGGCATGGAACAAATGGATCGTGAACGTGCCTTGGTGAAATTTAGAAATGGAACACATCAACTTTTGCTCGCCACTGACCTTGCAGCTCGTGGTATTGATATCCCAGAAATGAAGTTTATCATTCACTTTCACCTTCCACTTAAAGAGCATGAATTTATACATAGAAATGGCCGAACAGCCCGAATGAATAGTGATGGTACTGCTTATATTTTAAAGTATGAAAATGAAGTGCTCCCTGAGTATGTAAAAGAGGTAGAAGTTGAAGAATTATCTAAGTCACCACTTCCCGCCCCTTCCCTCTGGGAAACCCTTTACATCTCCGGAGGACGAAGGGATAAAATTTCTAAAGGAGACATTGCTGGCTTATTCTTTAAACAAGGAAAACTTAAATCTGATGAATTGGGAGTAATTGAAATTCAGCCAGATCATGCTTTTGTTTCTGTGCCAAAAACCAAGGTCGATTCAGTAATCAAATTGGTAAATAACACAAAGCTTAAAACTAAAAAAGTAAGGATAAGTGTACTATAA
- a CDS encoding sensor histidine kinase produces the protein MNQTIPNKTDTLIEMIAAMARLDFSQRVKTELSDDPMDVLAYGLNMLSEELEHKVDEKKRLEEINENLDRFSFTVAHDLKSPILASNGLIDFMQDEVNENGHIPSDSLKEYLGILKDANTQISKLINGILQYSRLENDRMEMSFISLSDLCWEVSKSYQSNDSVSIEYAHDLPKVFHNETALSQVFRNLITNSIKYSDKEFCKIQIEYREFDSHHQIAVIDNGPGLKDNEKKIISNLFENLRNASYESTGVGLAIVEKIVSKSGGRIWVEDIEPTGAKFVFTIPKTTI, from the coding sequence ATGAATCAAACCATCCCAAATAAGACAGATACCCTAATAGAGATGATTGCTGCAATGGCTCGTTTGGATTTTTCTCAAAGGGTAAAAACTGAACTATCAGATGACCCAATGGATGTGCTAGCCTATGGCCTTAATATGTTAAGTGAAGAGCTAGAGCATAAAGTTGATGAAAAGAAGCGTCTTGAAGAAATAAACGAAAACCTCGATCGCTTTAGCTTTACGGTGGCTCATGATTTAAAATCTCCAATTTTAGCGTCCAATGGTTTAATTGACTTTATGCAGGATGAAGTCAATGAGAATGGTCACATTCCTTCAGATTCACTAAAAGAATATTTAGGCATTCTAAAAGATGCGAATACTCAAATTTCTAAATTGATAAATGGCATTTTACAGTATTCTCGCCTGGAGAATGACCGTATGGAAATGTCTTTTATAAGTCTATCGGACTTATGCTGGGAAGTATCAAAAAGTTATCAATCAAATGACAGTGTCAGTATTGAATATGCTCATGATTTACCAAAAGTCTTTCACAACGAAACGGCTCTTAGCCAGGTTTTTAGAAATCTTATAACTAACTCAATAAAATACAGTGATAAGGAATTTTGTAAGATTCAAATCGAATATCGCGAATTTGACTCACATCACCAGATAGCAGTTATTGACAACGGCCCTGGCCTAAAGGATAATGAGAAAAAAATTATTTCCAATCTCTTTGAAAACCTTAGAAATGCCTCATACGAAAGTACAGGTGTTGGCCTCGCTATTGTAGAAAAGATTGTATCTAAAAGCGGGGGCAGAATTTGGGTAGAAGACATAGAGCCAACTGGAGCAAAGTTTGTATTTACAATCCCCAAAACAACTATTTAG
- a CDS encoding DUF7793 family protein, which produces MSIFALLQLIDIFLMKEILTPKEQMKLLDSGILHCSITENAYLDVEDGRAIIEGVQAIYNGKKIPVFVDIRNAKGASSECRRLFQGKEIAKYQNACALLVDSPLTKLLGSFFLGLNKTEFPTRLFTNQNKALEWLKSYA; this is translated from the coding sequence ATGTCTATATTCGCACTACTTCAACTGATTGACATTTTTTTGATGAAGGAGATCCTTACCCCAAAAGAACAAATGAAACTCCTGGACAGTGGTATTTTACACTGTTCTATTACTGAAAACGCCTACCTTGATGTTGAGGATGGGCGTGCAATTATAGAAGGTGTTCAAGCCATTTATAATGGAAAGAAAATCCCGGTTTTTGTGGATATCCGTAATGCCAAGGGGGCCTCTTCAGAATGCCGTAGACTTTTTCAAGGAAAAGAAATAGCTAAATATCAAAATGCCTGTGCTTTATTAGTGGACTCTCCATTAACCAAGCTTTTGGGAAGCTTCTTTTTAGGTTTAAATAAAACCGAATTTCCTACACGTTTATTTACCAATCAAAACAAAGCCCTGGAATGGCTCAAATCATATGCATAA
- a CDS encoding VF530 family protein: MEEQNKSQSEQQPNNPLHGVKLADILEFLVEKYGWDELGMKIDIRSFNNNPSIKSSLKFLRRTPWAREKVERLYLRAIKK; encoded by the coding sequence ATGGAAGAGCAGAATAAAAGTCAATCAGAACAGCAGCCAAACAATCCTCTGCACGGTGTAAAACTGGCGGATATTCTTGAGTTTTTGGTTGAAAAATACGGTTGGGACGAGCTGGGGATGAAAATCGATATTCGCTCTTTCAACAATAACCCTTCTATTAAATCAAGCCTTAAGTTTTTGCGCAGAACCCCTTGGGCAAGAGAGAAAGTTGAAAGGCTTTATTTGAGGGCGATTAAGAAGTAA
- a CDS encoding phospho-sugar mutase has product MSLEQEVLQRAKAWTTETYSLQTRTRVKDLIEEGGDALMDAFYKDLDFGTGGLRGIMGAGTNRINKYTLGMATQGLSNYLLKQFPNEEISVAIAHDSRNNSKEFSHKVAQVLAAHDIKVYLFEDLRPTPELSFAIRHLGCKSGIVITASHNPPEYNGYKVYWDDGGQLVPPHDKGVIEEVRKVKPEDVKFAENSPLIFSIGKEVDDAYIKEIEKQCFGNDGKDKLKIVFTSIHGTSITSMPHAMALCGFTDFHIVEAQSTPDGNFPTVKSPNPEEAAALKMAVDMAEKIGADLVIGTDPDADRVGIAVRDLNGEMALMNGNQAASVLIYYLLERWKENNRLTGNEFVAKTIVTTDLIDKIAEHYNVDCPNCLTGFKWIADVIRKNPEKTFIGGGEESYGYMIGDFVRDKDAIASGVLLAEAAAWAKSRGSSFYEMLIEVYHKFGFYQEDLISLTKKGMKGSEEIIQMMKDFRANTPQEIGGERVVKMLDYDSSKCTDLLSGTLEAIDLPKSNVVQFITDKGSKITARPSGTEPKIKFYISVNEPLTKVEDFERVKKSLEGRIADIKKSLGL; this is encoded by the coding sequence ATGAGCTTAGAGCAAGAAGTATTGCAAAGAGCAAAAGCTTGGACCACCGAAACCTATAGCTTGCAAACCCGAACTCGCGTTAAAGACCTTATTGAGGAGGGCGGAGATGCCTTGATGGACGCCTTTTATAAAGACCTTGATTTTGGTACAGGAGGCCTTAGAGGTATTATGGGCGCTGGTACCAATAGAATTAATAAATACACCTTAGGGATGGCTACCCAGGGCTTGAGTAACTATTTGCTTAAGCAGTTTCCCAATGAGGAAATAAGTGTGGCAATAGCTCACGATAGCCGCAATAACTCCAAAGAGTTCTCACATAAGGTAGCTCAAGTTTTGGCTGCCCATGATATTAAGGTTTACCTTTTTGAAGACTTACGACCAACACCAGAGCTTTCATTTGCAATAAGACATTTGGGGTGCAAGAGTGGTATTGTAATTACCGCATCGCACAACCCGCCTGAGTACAACGGTTATAAAGTGTATTGGGATGATGGTGGACAACTAGTTCCTCCGCATGACAAAGGTGTGATTGAGGAAGTACGAAAGGTAAAGCCAGAGGATGTGAAGTTTGCCGAAAATTCACCACTTATTTTTTCCATTGGAAAAGAGGTAGATGATGCTTACATCAAAGAAATCGAGAAGCAGTGCTTTGGTAATGACGGTAAAGACAAACTAAAAATTGTTTTCACCAGCATTCATGGAACAAGTATCACTTCCATGCCTCATGCTATGGCACTGTGTGGTTTTACCGATTTTCATATTGTAGAGGCTCAAAGTACACCTGATGGTAATTTTCCAACCGTAAAGTCACCAAACCCAGAGGAAGCCGCAGCGCTAAAAATGGCGGTGGATATGGCCGAAAAAATAGGTGCGGATTTAGTTATAGGTACCGACCCAGATGCTGACCGTGTGGGTATTGCTGTTCGCGATTTGAATGGCGAAATGGCATTAATGAATGGTAATCAAGCTGCTTCGGTTCTTATCTATTATCTTTTGGAAAGGTGGAAAGAAAACAATCGCCTTACAGGAAATGAGTTTGTAGCCAAAACCATTGTTACCACTGACCTTATTGACAAGATTGCTGAACACTATAATGTAGATTGCCCTAACTGTCTTACTGGTTTTAAATGGATAGCCGATGTGATTCGCAAGAACCCGGAGAAGACTTTTATAGGTGGTGGTGAAGAAAGCTACGGATATATGATTGGCGATTTTGTGCGTGATAAAGATGCTATTGCCAGCGGAGTTCTTTTGGCAGAAGCCGCAGCATGGGCTAAGTCCAGAGGTTCATCTTTCTATGAAATGCTCATTGAAGTTTACCACAAATTTGGTTTTTATCAAGAGGATTTGATTTCACTTACTAAAAAGGGAATGAAAGGTTCTGAAGAAATCATTCAAATGATGAAAGACTTTAGGGCCAACACTCCACAGGAAATAGGAGGTGAGCGAGTGGTGAAAATGCTGGATTATGATAGCTCAAAATGCACTGATTTACTTTCAGGAACTTTGGAAGCGATTGATTTACCAAAGAGTAATGTCGTTCAATTTATTACTGATAAGGGAAGTAAGATTACTGCGCGTCCTTCTGGTACAGAACCCAAAATCAAGTTTTACATAAGTGTGAATGAACCTCTAACGAAAGTTGAGGATTTTGAAAGGGTAAAGAAAAGCTTAGAAGGTAGGATTGCCGACATTAAGAAATCATTGGGGTTGTAA
- the htpG gene encoding molecular chaperone HtpG, producing MSNGKINVTADNIFPIIKKFLYSDHEIFLRELISNAVDATLKLKTLTRIGESKTELGDLTIEIKIDKEAKTLTVSDKGLGMSTEEVDKYINQLAFSGAEEFVKKYEDKADGAAIIGHFGLGFYSAFMVAKKVEILSQSHNAEAKAAHWECEGDPEFTLEEAEKAERGTDIILHINDDSLEFLEEARIRELLNKYCKFLPVPIKFGTKEITETLGEGEDAKEEKKVVDDIINNPVPAWTKAPGDLKDEDYKTFYRELYPHTFEEPLFHIHLNVDYPFDLTGILFFPRVKPNMELNRNKIQLYQNQVFVTDNLEGIVPDFLTMLHGVIDSKDIPLNVSRSYLQSDGAVKKISSHITKKVADKLDELFKNDRKDFESKWDDIKVIIEYGMLSDEKFFARAQKFALYQNVKGEYFTFEEYKEKVKDLQTDKDGKLVMLYAAHKDGQHSFIKRAHDKGYDVLLMDSPIVSHLMQRLETSNENLTFARVDSDSIDKLIKKDEDQPSKLTEEQINTLKPIIEGSVDKAKFTVMMENLSSDESPFIITVPEFMRRMKEMSMTGGGMMGMGNMPDMYNLVVNTNHDFVNNILSESDEEKQKAMIKQGTDLALLSQNLLQGEELTNFVERSFNSLTKG from the coding sequence ATGTCAAACGGAAAGATTAATGTAACGGCCGACAACATTTTTCCCATCATCAAGAAGTTCTTGTATTCTGATCATGAGATCTTTTTGAGGGAGCTTATTTCAAACGCGGTAGATGCTACGCTTAAGCTAAAAACCTTGACTCGCATTGGCGAATCAAAAACTGAGCTAGGTGATCTTACCATCGAGATCAAGATAGATAAAGAAGCAAAAACCCTTACCGTAAGCGATAAAGGATTGGGTATGTCTACAGAAGAAGTAGATAAATACATCAACCAATTAGCATTTTCAGGTGCTGAGGAATTTGTAAAAAAATATGAGGACAAGGCTGACGGAGCTGCCATTATTGGTCACTTTGGTCTTGGATTTTACTCAGCCTTTATGGTAGCCAAAAAAGTGGAAATACTTTCACAAAGCCACAATGCTGAGGCAAAAGCTGCACATTGGGAATGTGAAGGCGATCCGGAATTTACACTTGAGGAAGCGGAAAAGGCCGAGCGTGGAACAGATATCATTTTGCATATAAATGATGACTCGCTAGAGTTCTTGGAAGAAGCAAGAATCCGTGAGCTGCTGAATAAGTATTGCAAGTTTCTTCCAGTGCCGATTAAGTTTGGAACTAAAGAAATTACCGAAACTTTAGGCGAGGGCGAGGATGCCAAAGAAGAAAAGAAGGTGGTTGATGATATCATCAACAATCCTGTTCCAGCCTGGACAAAAGCTCCAGGTGATCTGAAGGATGAAGATTATAAAACCTTCTACCGGGAGCTTTACCCACACACTTTTGAAGAGCCATTATTCCACATTCACCTGAATGTAGATTACCCATTTGACCTTACAGGAATTTTATTTTTCCCACGTGTGAAGCCAAATATGGAGCTTAATCGCAACAAAATTCAGTTGTACCAAAACCAGGTTTTTGTAACTGATAATTTGGAAGGCATCGTTCCTGACTTCTTGACCATGCTGCATGGTGTGATTGATTCTAAGGATATTCCATTGAACGTTTCTCGTTCTTATCTACAGAGTGATGGTGCTGTAAAGAAAATCAGCAGCCACATTACCAAAAAGGTAGCGGATAAGTTGGACGAACTTTTCAAAAATGACCGCAAGGACTTTGAAAGCAAGTGGGATGACATCAAGGTAATCATTGAGTATGGAATGCTTAGTGATGAAAAGTTCTTTGCTCGTGCACAGAAATTTGCTCTTTATCAAAATGTAAAAGGGGAGTATTTCACCTTTGAAGAATATAAAGAGAAAGTAAAGGATCTACAGACTGACAAGGACGGAAAGTTGGTAATGCTATATGCTGCGCATAAAGATGGTCAGCATAGTTTTATAAAGCGCGCGCATGACAAAGGTTATGACGTATTGCTAATGGATAGCCCAATTGTGAGCCACTTGATGCAAAGATTGGAAACCAGCAATGAGAATCTGACTTTTGCACGTGTGGATTCTGACTCTATTGATAAATTAATCAAGAAAGATGAGGATCAGCCAAGCAAGCTTACTGAGGAGCAAATAAATACTCTTAAGCCAATCATCGAAGGGTCAGTAGATAAAGCTAAGTTTACCGTAATGATGGAAAACCTGAGCTCTGATGAAAGTCCCTTTATTATTACCGTACCTGAGTTTATGCGAAGAATGAAAGAAATGAGCATGACTGGTGGCGGAATGATGGGAATGGGCAACATGCCTGATATGTACAATTTGGTGGTGAATACCAATCACGATTTTGTAAACAACATCTTGAGCGAAAGCGATGAAGAAAAGCAAAAAGCGATGATAAAACAGGGAACTGATTTGGCTTTGCTTTCTCAAAATCTATTGCAAGGTGAGGAGCTTACCAACTTTGTTGAAAGGTCATTTAATAGCTTGACCAAAGGTTAA
- a CDS encoding FAD-dependent oxidoreductase, which translates to MDIAIVGGGITGLTTALALNKLGISCKVYERAPKLNEVGAGIWLQPNAMKVMDWIGIGDSLREIGMSVAKAEITNPQLIPIRKSTQGMITDPNGNSIIAIHRARLQQILFDALPSDTVQLGMDYQKHEEVNGKVKIHFSESEKNCDILLAGDGLNSRVRKQLFPNSETRYSGQTSWRGVVKTILPKGLEGAGYEAWGKGIRFGLSQISPNEVYWFAVCNAPQNQNDNRVTLKADLKKMFIDFHPFVKELIQETPLEQIIRTDISDLKRLPKWHSKNVCLIGDAAHATTPNMGQGACQGVEDAYYISNILAQESDAAAFERFESERRRKVDFVVNNSYRFGSMAHNGFGQILMKTIMKLTPEKVLENQMNSLYNLKPSYH; encoded by the coding sequence ATGGACATCGCTATTGTTGGCGGAGGAATTACCGGACTTACCACCGCCCTTGCACTCAACAAACTGGGAATATCTTGTAAGGTTTATGAACGCGCTCCCAAACTCAATGAAGTTGGAGCTGGTATTTGGCTTCAGCCTAATGCTATGAAAGTGATGGACTGGATTGGAATTGGTGATTCCCTTCGAGAAATTGGGATGTCTGTAGCTAAAGCTGAAATTACAAATCCGCAGCTGATCCCTATCCGTAAAAGCACCCAAGGGATGATTACCGACCCTAACGGCAACTCTATTATTGCTATTCACCGAGCTAGGCTTCAGCAAATATTATTTGATGCCTTGCCAAGTGACACCGTACAGTTAGGTATGGATTACCAAAAGCATGAAGAAGTAAATGGTAAGGTCAAAATACATTTTAGCGAAAGCGAAAAAAACTGCGACATACTACTAGCGGGCGATGGCTTAAATTCTAGAGTACGAAAACAGCTTTTTCCAAATTCCGAAACCCGCTATTCTGGTCAAACAAGCTGGCGTGGTGTTGTAAAAACTATTTTACCAAAAGGACTTGAAGGTGCTGGTTATGAAGCCTGGGGAAAGGGAATCCGCTTTGGCTTATCGCAAATTTCTCCGAATGAAGTGTATTGGTTTGCGGTGTGTAATGCTCCTCAAAATCAGAACGACAATAGGGTCACTTTAAAAGCTGATTTGAAGAAAATGTTTATCGATTTTCATCCTTTTGTAAAGGAATTAATTCAAGAAACTCCTTTGGAGCAAATTATAAGAACGGACATCAGTGACTTGAAAAGGCTTCCAAAATGGCACTCTAAAAATGTTTGTCTGATTGGAGATGCTGCCCACGCCACCACACCAAATATGGGCCAGGGCGCTTGTCAAGGTGTGGAAGATGCCTATTACATTTCCAACATATTGGCACAGGAAAGTGATGCAGCAGCTTTTGAGAGATTTGAAAGTGAGCGCAGAAGGAAAGTAGATTTTGTGGTAAACAATTCCTACAGATTTGGAAGCATGGCTCACAATGGTTTTGGCCAAATATTGATGAAAACGATAATGAAGCTTACGCCCGAAAAAGTGCTCGAAAACCAAATGAATTCACTTTACAACTTGAAGCCTTCCTACCACTAA
- a CDS encoding head GIN domain-containing protein has product MKKFIVFAALALISQACVTGVEGNGIVKKETREAAPFDKIEVDGAFDIFIRPGNYSAVTVNTDENLLEYIETYVKGGELHISSTKKLGHYEKLEIYLTMNEFNGADLSGACEIQSSGLLTGKNVELDFSGAVEVDLEIECSDLDADMSGACELSLKGKAKTASFEISGAGEVNAEDFETEECRIDMSGAGEAKVFVTKKLDIDISGAAEIYYKGNPGEINRSVSGAATIKPL; this is encoded by the coding sequence ATGAAGAAATTTATAGTATTTGCAGCATTAGCTCTTATTTCACAGGCCTGCGTAACTGGCGTAGAAGGGAACGGAATAGTAAAAAAGGAAACTCGTGAGGCGGCACCTTTTGATAAAATCGAAGTGGATGGCGCTTTTGATATTTTTATTCGACCCGGAAATTACAGCGCAGTAACTGTAAATACAGATGAAAACCTGCTTGAATACATTGAAACTTATGTGAAAGGGGGCGAGCTCCATATCTCGAGCACAAAGAAATTGGGCCACTATGAAAAACTGGAAATATACCTCACTATGAATGAGTTTAACGGAGCCGATTTAAGTGGTGCTTGTGAAATTCAATCAAGTGGATTGCTAACAGGTAAGAATGTAGAACTGGATTTTAGTGGAGCTGTAGAAGTTGACTTAGAAATAGAATGCAGTGATTTAGATGCTGATATGAGCGGAGCATGTGAGCTTTCTCTAAAAGGAAAGGCTAAAACTGCCAGCTTTGAAATATCAGGAGCAGGAGAAGTGAATGCCGAGGATTTTGAAACCGAAGAATGTAGAATAGATATGTCCGGTGCGGGCGAGGCTAAGGTATTTGTAACTAAGAAACTAGATATTGATATTTCCGGTGCAGCCGAAATTTATTACAAAGGAAACCCTGGCGAAATCAATCGCAGTGTTTCTGGCGCTGCTACCATTAAACCCCTTTAA
- a CDS encoding porin family protein, producing MKKLTTFAIIACTVLLSRNAVAQKINVNAGLNISSITTNLGFSEPKLKPGFHIGASVDYAVSDLFSIDGGLLLSSMGYRINNDFDYGFGPEHVEGNISPYYLTIPILLKANFELGNIQAFAGVGPYAAFGLFGNVDRKYTPANGNSEDLSGDIEWGENGMNRFDFGLQAKVGLEFDKINVALFYGQGLVDVISVEDEYFLNTVFGLTVGYTLFEK from the coding sequence ATGAAAAAACTCACAACTTTTGCAATTATAGCTTGTACAGTATTACTCAGCAGAAATGCTGTTGCTCAAAAAATTAATGTTAATGCTGGATTGAACATTTCAAGCATCACTACCAATCTAGGGTTTTCTGAACCAAAACTTAAACCTGGGTTTCACATAGGAGCTTCTGTAGATTATGCGGTTTCCGACTTATTTTCGATTGACGGTGGTCTACTATTGAGTTCGATGGGGTACCGTATTAATAACGATTTTGACTACGGGTTTGGACCTGAACATGTAGAGGGAAATATTAGCCCTTATTATCTAACTATTCCTATTTTACTTAAAGCCAACTTTGAGTTAGGCAACATTCAGGCTTTTGCAGGGGTTGGTCCATACGCAGCATTTGGACTTTTTGGTAATGTTGATAGGAAATATACTCCCGCTAATGGAAATTCAGAGGATTTAAGTGGTGATATTGAGTGGGGTGAAAATGGTATGAATAGGTTTGACTTTGGTTTACAGGCAAAAGTAGGTTTAGAGTTTGACAAGATAAATGTTGCTTTATTTTACGGGCAAGGCTTGGTGGATGTGATATCTGTTGAGGATGAATATTTTCTAAACACAGTATTTGGTCTTACCGTTGGGTATACTCTATTTGAGAAGTAA
- a CDS encoding DEAD/DEAH box helicase — protein MDHFEKFKLSTPLRNGIADLGFEKPTPIQEEAFSMILSGKDMVGIAQTGTGKTFAYMLPILKELKFSQQIHPRILILVPTRELVVQVVERIEEFAKYINVRVLGVYGGVNINQHSAAAAEGADIVVATPGRLYDLAVSRSLQLKHIYKLVIDEVDVMLDLGFRPQLTSIFELLPERRQNIMFSATMTEDVEIMIDDFFIKPQKISIAVSGTPLDNIKQSCYPVKNFYTKANLLKHLLEDREEFKKVLVFVSNKRSADRLFNALEEDLMSDLCVIHSNKTQNYRLRSIEQFEDGTHRVLVTTDVMARGLDLDKISHVINFDTPRFPENYMHRIGRTGRAEQEGKSILFYTEKEKERKEAIEELMNYEIPTVDFPEGVEISSQLTPDERPKVIDMASQHKVRHEPSGPGFHEKKDKNKKTNQGGSYHRELAKKYKKAKTKGDKNQNRRRKK, from the coding sequence ATGGATCATTTTGAGAAGTTCAAGCTCTCCACCCCTTTACGTAATGGAATTGCCGACCTAGGTTTTGAAAAGCCAACCCCTATTCAAGAGGAAGCTTTTTCGATGATTCTTTCGGGCAAAGACATGGTGGGAATAGCGCAAACCGGTACGGGTAAGACCTTTGCCTACATGCTGCCTATTCTTAAAGAACTGAAATTTTCGCAGCAAATACATCCTCGTATTTTGATTTTGGTACCTACCCGAGAGCTTGTAGTTCAGGTGGTAGAGCGTATTGAAGAATTTGCGAAGTACATAAATGTGCGTGTTTTGGGAGTCTATGGTGGTGTAAATATCAATCAGCATAGTGCTGCTGCCGCTGAAGGTGCAGACATTGTGGTGGCAACTCCTGGCCGATTATATGATTTAGCGGTTAGTCGTTCGCTACAGCTAAAGCATATTTACAAACTGGTGATTGACGAAGTAGATGTAATGCTTGATTTGGGCTTTAGACCGCAGCTCACAAGTATTTTTGAACTTCTCCCGGAGCGGAGACAAAACATCATGTTTTCGGCTACTATGACCGAAGATGTTGAAATCATGATTGACGATTTCTTTATTAAGCCTCAAAAGATTTCGATTGCCGTAAGTGGTACTCCGCTGGATAACATTAAGCAATCATGCTATCCCGTAAAGAACTTTTATACCAAAGCCAATCTCCTAAAACATCTATTGGAAGATCGCGAAGAATTTAAAAAGGTGCTGGTTTTCGTTTCTAATAAAAGAAGTGCTGACCGCCTTTTCAATGCCTTGGAAGAAGACCTTATGTCTGATCTTTGCGTGATTCACTCTAACAAAACTCAAAATTATAGACTTCGCTCTATAGAGCAGTTTGAAGATGGTACACATCGTGTTTTGGTCACCACCGATGTAATGGCGCGTGGACTGGATTTAGATAAAATTAGCCACGTTATAAACTTTGATACACCACGTTTTCCTGAAAACTATATGCACCGAATTGGTCGTACTGGTCGTGCCGAGCAAGAAGGAAAGTCAATTTTGTTTTACACGGAAAAAGAAAAGGAACGAAAAGAGGCCATCGAGGAATTGATGAACTATGAAATTCCGACAGTAGATTTCCCGGAAGGTGTAGAAATTTCTTCGCAGCTCACGCCTGATGAGCGACCAAAGGTGATTGATATGGCTAGTCAGCACAAAGTACGGCACGAACCTTCTGGCCCGGGTTTTCATGAAAAGAAGGACAAAAACAAGAAAACCAACCAAGGCGGGTCTTATCACAGAGAATTGGCAAAGAAATACAAGAAGGCTAAAACAAAGGGTGATAAGAATCAAAATAGACGCAGGAAAAAGTAA